The stretch of DNA CTCCAGCTCGCCGTAGCAGCGCGCCTCCTGCTGGCTGTACTGCCTGCGCAGCGCGCTACCGCTCCTCTGCAGCGGAAGGTTCTCCTTCTCCGCCGCGCTGTGCGCTCTTTCCAACTTCGGTCTTTTATCGAGTGATGCGTCCGGTTGTGGTAAACCTCTCAGATCTGATTCCATCTGCCATAACATGGCATCGTGACCGGCACTTTTGTGAATCCATTGTCCAGTTTTCGATAGTAGTTCTTGTTTTTTACGGCAGAGAATGCACACCCATATAACCTGTAAGGGTGTTTGGGTTGTAATTCTTCTTTTGTAAGTTTATCGTCGAAAGGACTGAGGCAATTTGGTAGGTAGCTACGCAGTGCGGAAATGGTAATTAATTGCCACTTTTCTTTCTAAgcaaataatttacttaactcgcaatttaaaaagtaatattttcaaCAAATCGATATAACTACCTGCATAACCCACTAAACAAAAAAAGTTTCCACACTATTTTCCAcagaaagttattttttttaaagaaagcaaTCCAATATATTCAGTGGGCTGAATTCCTATTCAACTTCCTAGTTGACCAGAGCAAATACAGTAGAGATATGCACGTCGATCAGCCCATTGGGCGTCTCGGCGTCTTAACTTGGCTCTATCAGTAGGTGTAAGTACCTTCGATAACCTGATAAACCCACCTTATTAGATCGCAGAGTGACCTTCCCCCCGCACCTTGCGCAGCAGCGCACGCGGCAGTAGTGACAGGAGTGTCCCACGCCGTCCGCAAACTTGGTCTTGAGGCAAATGTGGCAGGTGGCTGCCAGTTCAACCCCCGCCGCGCGCTGCAGCTCGTTGCGAGTGCGGATCGTGTGCTCTAACACCGCCACTTCATCTTGCTTCCGTCTGCCGCGGAATGTTGGCAGGTtagaatgtttctttttttattaaaaaaaatgaggcAATTGAGCAGAGCGATGTATACAATGACTCCGTTAAAGAGATATATCTTGATTAATACGATAGCTATCAAAACAATACATTTTCTTGATAAGTCTCTTtcgcatatatttttttacactagGTACACTGTATACATCGATATTAGAAAGGCTGTATACGTATACTATATTTCTGTTCTACTGTCATTTTAATCTAAGGCTATTTTAACagagtataatttaattataatcttATGTTACTTTGATGGTTAAGGAAAGCCTGAGGTAAATGTGTTATGGCGCGACATGAAGAATGTATGATGAAACATATTGGTGAATATCCACCATCATATGGATATGGTACAAAATGAGATGGTTCATGGACCTCATGGTTATGTCAATACATAACATCTCAATAGATGTTTGATGACGATGACATTGATGTGGCTGTTCCAAAGTATTTATTTGGGATAGACAAAACAGTAGTAAGATGAACAtaatttttatcaaaatattctTAACAACTTAGTAAGTATTATAATCATAAAATGATAGTCCATGTTTTGCCTACCCTTACATAAGCTTGGTTGAAGCAATGCTGCCTCTGAATGAATTGAAACATGAACGAGGGATGTAAGCCTAAAGTCAATTAATGGAGGTGTCGGGTGGggggtaggtaggtagtaggtacaGTGACAATGTTCCTCACGCCTTTCCACCGTACGTGTCCGGACTGCTAACACCGCCGAGATATATGGTATCTTCCGTACCATCGCCGGTTAGAATAACTTATTAAATGCGACCCAAATACgattcttttgttgtgaaaacAGGGATCAATACTTTTAATAATAGACGACATAGTTACGTTATAGAGTAATATCAAAATCAGAGACcacaataaacaattaacaaaaatgaaatgaaacaaattatttataattaaaaattaagctACCTGGAATCAATTCGTTTTGTTTTAcgattttaaataagtagtttTAAGATTTTAAGTAAGTTCAATAATTGCTGAAGAAAGCAAATAGGACAGGCAAGGTAATTTCATTACCTGAAAAGTACGCATGTCACTAAATAAATGGGTACAGTTGTATCGGATTccatagaaatagaaaaaatactCCCCTGTTTTTCATCGAAAATATTCTGTCACTGAAAGGCTAAAGTGTAGCtgcatttattgtttattaaataagtaagtatttcattAAAAGTCAAGAAAGGCCCTTTGATATAGATCTTAAAAACGTTTTTATGAAACAATTTCATTGAATATCAATCCTTTATCATCCCCCGTGATCCCACTGCAGTACGTTTACAGCAGCAAACATATTACAGATACAAAATCATTAGCCGCATTTGGTACAACAATACACCCTCGAAAATTTTGCTATTATCTGCACAAATTCAACCTACTTCGATATTGCCACTTATGTAGGGCAAAAAGTAGGTCATCTGTAGTAGCAACTTCACAGCCGCATACTTACCTACAGCTTGTGCAAAATATCGCGGGACCTTATTGACTCATCACTTGCTTACAATGACCTTTACTCGGATAATTCAACGAAAATTGTGGAAATCCCATGAACTTTTCACTTTATCACACAAAGAGTTAAATGTCTTCACCCCGTTACTAATGTATTTGTGAGCACAAAGGGGTTCATATCGAATGTAAGTAATTGAATTATGGTATTACACTTCTTCTTTATATTGAAGCAGCGATGCGTCATACGGAGTTATAGGTAGCCAGCTACGGTTATTGCGTGCCCTATGCGACAGGCTGCCTGCGACGGGAAGGTGGCAgtgtttcattaaaaaatatgcgGATAATCAAAAATTTTGCCAAAGAAAACACTGCAGAACGCAACTTTGGATGCGTACGTAATCAAGATTATGGATCGCGCGGACACGAATCTATTTATGTCAATACACCTACAGCGGTCGTCAACGTCATAACCGGGATGAGCATAATCGAAATGATAGCGCAGTTACACGGTTAGAAGTCCTTATTACATTTGGACAAGAGACCCAGCGGTGGTGGAACACGACACTTTCACATATGGCGTGGTGCATTACGTGGTAGAACATGGCGACACAGAGGGTGAAGGCAGGATGAGGCGAGGCTGAGGCGggggcggggcgcgggggcggcggcggggggcgCACCTCATGATCTCGTGCTCGCGCTGCTCCTCCTGTCGCTGGCGCATCATGACGCCCTCGATGATGGCGCGCTCCTCGGGCGTGAGGTGCGACAGGTCCGGCATGTCGGCCATGGCGCGCGGCCGGCGACGCAGCCCCCCGCGAGCGGTGCGCGGGCCCGCCGCGTGCTGCGGTGCTGTGCCCGCGGCGCGACGCCAAGCGCGCCACTCCGCCCGGAGGTTTATTTAATAATGCCGGGCGGGCCAATGGCGCGCGGTCGTCCTCTGACGTCAGCGCGCGTATTGATTGCCGCCCCCGGCccgcgccgcggccgccgcgccgcccgggccgccgcgccgccgcgctgctGCCGTCGCCGCTGCCCCGCCTGCGCGCGCACTACCTACCGCCACACACTGTTTCAGTGTTTCCTTCGAATATCCTACAGACAACATGCCACTTAGTCACCACACGATCctttatcatattttttgttCCAAGCTGCGCTACGACCGACATAAGTGTACACTTTGTCAGACGCTGAACTTCAGAATAAGAAGTTCCTACTCTTTCTACGTATAACAGTAAAATAACGAGTTGTTCTAAGGTTAAGTATTGTATTTCAAAACCAggacaaataaaatgaaaaatggttttaagtaagtaagtacttattaaactAAGGACAAACTGAAAAATAAGTTAATCACAATCTAGTAGCGGAGGCTCGCAGTCTTCGGGCAGGTTGTTCACATGATCGTTGTGGAACAGCGTCTGGTTGCCGTCCCGCCACGGGTACTTCTTTGTGCGTATGCGCATGTATTCATAGTCGCGACAGGGTTCCTTGTGGGGAGGCGAATGCGACAGCGCCCGAAACATTTGCGTGATGATAAGAGGGacacagaagaagaagaaaatgtatTTGTAGGTTTTGTAAGTGTCGTGTCCTTCATGGAAGATTGGGCGGCAGGGGTTGTAGGGGATAGGTCCAGGGCGGCAGTCCGCGGGTGGCACGATTCGGCGGCCGCCGCCGGGCACCAGGCTGGGGCAGCCGCAGGTGCCGGGCGGTAAGCGCGGCGGGCAGCACAGCGCGTAGTGCCGCGTGCCCGGCCGCGCCAACACCGGCACCACTCGACACATTAACGacatttttataaacttttccCTTACACACTGAAATTTAAAATTGCATAATTCTCTCTTACTGATTTAGTGCATAGTtagctttgatttttttatagggAATTTGTGgctttgtatattttatatattaagtattatgTCAATCTCGAAATGATTTAATCTTTGGATGGAACGGCATTTCAAAGACGAAAATCGTAAGCAGATTATTGTCGACCAGTATCTAATAAGTTTTCAgacaaaaacttttttgttttaatttatttttagagtGCCTACTGTTACGAGAtcctatttttttctattacggCTACTAATAGTAAGTAACATATTACACATCAATGACTAAGCCTGTACGCTGTATGTCTTTGAATTGCTGCTACTACTTTGACCATTTAGATTAAAACCTCAGATTAAaacataattaggtatttctttgaattTCAAGTTGAACAATACAAATCCCAGCTTGATTTTGACGTTTTTATAGTAGAGCCAAAGTAGAGTAGATCTACATAAGAAAACTATagtttattcattttataaggAATGTCAGAAAGGGACGGGCTTAGGACGGGCTACACACATGGTGTACCATAAAGCGGTTCTAGCGCTTGCTGCAGGCTGTCAAATAttcgttataaaaatatattgatctTATCCTAAACTTAAACAACGTTTAGAGGAAAAAAAACCTAGGACATCGTACACAGTTTAAATCATCATAGATagatatttacataaattaataagtaatatccAACTTAGTAGATAGACGCTTACGTGACCACCTTGTAGGTATgagttatataatataaccaGGCCTATGTCTATATAACTGCACATTGTTCGTTGAAAATTGAAaccaaaatacttacctacacttAAATATAATAGACCCATGGCAAAATCAAAATAGGCACATGAGAATGCCATAGGTAACTACTTATATTTATGATGtgtgattataattattattctacGCAGTCTTTTCAAGTtgaagttaaaaaaaacattaaacggTGCAAAATTTGATTCATGTTGTTTTTAAGCTACTTCCAATACTTACGTATTTATATGGGTAAAAAGTGCCTATGACATGAAGTAGGTAGGAATTTGCTgttgaatttgaaaatgaatGTCTACTTTGTGCTTGAGAATATGGAGATAGGAAAAGACGAGCGGCTGACCCAAGTTTGAGTGAGGGAGATAAGGTGTACATTAAAAATATGGAGAAAACGAATAAGCTCAGCTCTAATTTCAATTCTACTCCTCATACGGTCAAAAAATGTTGAAACGGGACAGGTATTGAAAAGAAACGATTTATCTAATCCAGCGCTGCAGCGGCAAAATGACAAAATAACGAATCGTGGCCAAGGTTCGGTATGTCAACACAATGAGTCATCAAAACATGCAACAAGCGAAACAAGTAGAAATTCTGCcttttataatacaaaataaccTATTAGCCTTGTAAATATACATTCAGCATCCATGTAACATTTTAAACCTCGATTGTAAGTAATAATTTCTATGACTTTTATTAGAAAAGCTTCATTTTGTTAACAatttctattacctattatcaTTCGTAGTGCTGTTTTTAGTGATTAATACAATACATACCTAGCTGCTGATAGTGATTAGGTTAAAATTTGTGACTCAGTGTTACATTGATTTATTTGACGTTGTGCATATTTTCCAATAATTATGTTCATTGATAAGATATGCTTTAGTTTCAGGATTGGTCGGAAAGTCGCATTTATCAGGAAGTGTAGTTTCGTATGAAATGGTTTACAGCACATGACTAAAGTATTATCCATGCGGACGTTCGGTGTTATCAGTAAATAtcagtgatttttttattttttcttttaaagttATACATTTATTGAGGTGAGTGTGTGAAATAATGCGACCTTGTCGTTCTAGTAGGCACCTAGTAGCTAGTTACCTAACTAACATTTAACTGTAGTTTAGGTTCTACTAACACCGGTACCTTTATACGTTATTGTGTCGTTTGTTTCAGGTATCATGTGTCGTTTTTATGGTGATTTTtgataagttaataaaaaaaaatatttctaattcTTCTTTATATAAATCGACGTGACTTTGGTAGAAATGACCTTAAGACTATTGCCATAACATTAGAAAACAATGTTCGTAAAACCATGTCATGCAATATAGTATCTTATAGCAGTAGTTTCAAGGTTGTAATTGATGGTTGGGTTTGATGAATCACCGTGTTTGTAGCggccggcgcgcggcggcggcaagCAATGATGTCACCGTATGGCGTATGCCCGGGCTCTCACACTAGCAGTCATACCCTCGCGTTGACTACTCGtgtgtttaatattaatattcacaGTATTATTCGTATAAAATATCCCAACTTATATATTTCAGCTTCCCTACTATACCTCCTACAAGTAAGCCCGCTAGTTAAAATGGATTCCAAAGCTATATCCGCAAACATCGCAAAATTCGCCGTCAAATTCTGCAATGTGAGTATTTCTATTCGTTATTTgcaatttactttttaatattattataatattagtatttagaaaacctacctatataattatattttcaactACCTTCATCTAAACTGGATCTAtgaatta from Pectinophora gossypiella chromosome 3, ilPecGoss1.1, whole genome shotgun sequence encodes:
- the LOC126381843 gene encoding uncharacterized protein LOC126381843, whose amino-acid sequence is MSLMCRVVPVLARPGTRHYALCCPPRLPPGTCGCPSLVPGGGRRIVPPADCRPGPIPYNPCRPIFHEGHDTYKTYKYIFFFFCVPLIITQMFRALSHSPPHKEPCRDYEYMRIRTKKYPWRDGNQTLFHNDHVNNLPEDCEPPLLDCD